One Vibrio campbellii CAIM 519 = NBRC 15631 = ATCC 25920 genomic window carries:
- the pncC gene encoding nicotinamide-nucleotide amidase, with protein MERATKLSADLGALLAKHGHILTTAESCTGGGVATAITDIAGSSAWLDRAFVTYSNEAKMEMLGVQASTLDVHGAVSEPVVIEMVQGAIRNSNATIGVSISGIAGPGGGSEEKPVGTVCFAFADNQSWQQVETMHFTGDRAKVRKKAVEHALTQLHQHLL; from the coding sequence CAAAATTGAGTGCCGATTTAGGCGCATTATTGGCTAAACACGGACATATTTTAACGACTGCAGAATCATGTACAGGCGGTGGTGTTGCAACCGCCATTACTGACATTGCTGGTAGTTCAGCGTGGCTTGATCGCGCGTTCGTCACTTACAGTAACGAGGCTAAAATGGAGATGCTTGGCGTACAGGCTTCAACATTAGATGTGCATGGTGCAGTGAGTGAGCCAGTTGTGATTGAAATGGTGCAGGGCGCAATTAGAAACTCAAATGCCACCATCGGCGTATCCATCAGTGGTATTGCAGGCCCGGGAGGAGGCAGTGAAGAGAAACCTGTCGGTACAGTCTGTTTTGCTTTTGCTGATAACCAAAGTTGGCAGCAAGTAGAAACCATGCATTTCACTGGTGACCGTGCAAAAGTTCGCAAAAAAGCGGTCGAGCATGCACTGACTCAATTGCATCAACATCTGCTCTAG
- the recA gene encoding recombinase RecA — translation MDENKQKALAAALGQIEKQFGKGSIMRLGDNRAMDVETISTGSLSLDIALGAGGLPMGRIVEIYGPESSGKTTLTLELIAAAQREGKTCAFIDAEHALDPVYAMKLGVDIDALLVSQPDTGEQALEICDALARSGAIDVMVVDSVAALTPKAEIEGEMGDSHMGLQARMLSQAMRKLTGNLKQSNCMCIFINQIRMKIGVMFGNPETTTGGNALKFYASVRLDIRRTGAIKEGDEVVGNETRIKVVKNKIAAPFKEANTQIMYGQGFNREGELIDLGVKHKLVEKAGAWYSYQGDKIGQGKANACNYLRENPEIGKTIDAKLREMLLSPALPEAPESGEKSEQEEEF, via the coding sequence ATGGACGAGAACAAACAGAAAGCGCTCGCCGCTGCGCTAGGTCAAATTGAAAAGCAATTCGGTAAAGGCTCTATCATGCGCCTTGGTGATAACCGCGCAATGGACGTAGAAACCATCTCAACGGGTTCTCTTTCTCTTGATATCGCTTTGGGTGCTGGTGGTCTACCAATGGGTCGTATCGTAGAAATCTACGGTCCAGAATCTTCAGGTAAAACAACGCTAACTCTTGAGCTGATTGCTGCTGCACAACGTGAAGGCAAAACTTGTGCGTTTATCGACGCAGAGCACGCGCTAGACCCTGTATACGCGATGAAACTTGGCGTTGATATCGATGCACTATTGGTTTCTCAGCCAGACACTGGTGAGCAAGCGCTAGAGATCTGTGACGCACTTGCACGTTCTGGTGCTATCGACGTTATGGTTGTCGACTCAGTAGCAGCACTAACACCAAAAGCAGAAATCGAAGGCGAAATGGGCGACAGCCACATGGGTCTTCAAGCACGTATGCTTTCTCAAGCGATGCGTAAGCTAACGGGTAACCTAAAGCAATCTAACTGTATGTGTATCTTCATCAACCAAATCCGTATGAAGATTGGTGTGATGTTCGGTAACCCAGAAACAACGACTGGTGGTAACGCACTTAAGTTCTATGCTTCTGTTCGTCTAGATATCCGTCGTACTGGCGCAATCAAAGAAGGTGACGAAGTAGTAGGTAACGAAACACGCATCAAAGTTGTTAAGAACAAGATTGCTGCACCGTTTAAAGAAGCGAACACGCAAATCATGTACGGCCAAGGTTTCAACCGCGAAGGCGAACTGATTGACCTAGGCGTGAAGCACAAGCTAGTTGAAAAAGCGGGTGCATGGTACAGCTACCAAGGTGACAAGATCGGCCAAGGTAAAGCAAACGCTTGTAACTACCTACGCGAAAATCCAGAAATCGGTAAGACTATCGATGCTAAACTGCGTGAAATGCTACTTTCACCAGCACTACCTGAAGCACCAGAATCGGGTGAAAAATCAGAGCAAGAAGAAGAGTTTTAA